A single window of Providencia alcalifaciens DNA harbors:
- a CDS encoding FAD-binding protein: protein MSKLSTVWVLSDMTSRLPELIGGAQTLGEHVNVIALDDAQTTQAFQLGANQVIQLSGKPDDRIIEDYADTIVDVIKQHGDTGLLLLPNTRRGKLLAARLGARLQAAVSNDAATVVIEDNKPVIKHMVYGGLAFGSETLSSSFSIATVATGTFDAASSNASLSGTAQVAQWIEPKQPVVRTSVQQKAGNSVELDKARLVVSVGRGIGSQENIAIAKALADSIGAEIACSRPVAENEKWMEHERYVGISNLMIKPELYLAVGISGQIQHMVGANGAQTIVAINKDKNAPIFQFADYGIVGDLFKILPALTQQLAK from the coding sequence ATGAGCAAATTATCAACCGTTTGGGTACTGAGTGACATGACTTCTCGCTTACCTGAACTGATCGGCGGCGCACAGACTCTTGGTGAACATGTCAATGTTATCGCATTGGATGACGCGCAAACCACGCAAGCTTTTCAGCTCGGTGCGAACCAAGTTATTCAATTATCTGGCAAACCTGATGACCGCATTATCGAAGATTATGCAGATACCATCGTCGATGTGATCAAGCAACATGGTGATACTGGACTGCTATTACTGCCAAATACACGTCGTGGAAAACTATTGGCGGCACGTTTAGGCGCAAGACTACAAGCCGCAGTCTCGAATGATGCAGCCACTGTCGTCATTGAAGATAACAAACCGGTTATCAAACACATGGTCTATGGCGGCTTGGCGTTCGGCAGTGAAACATTAAGCAGCTCATTTTCCATCGCCACAGTGGCGACTGGGACTTTTGATGCCGCATCAAGTAATGCATCACTTAGCGGAACAGCCCAAGTTGCACAATGGATCGAACCCAAACAGCCTGTTGTACGTACCTCGGTTCAGCAAAAAGCGGGTAACTCTGTTGAGTTAGACAAAGCACGCCTTGTGGTCAGTGTGGGTCGAGGCATCGGTAGCCAAGAAAACATTGCCATTGCTAAAGCATTAGCGGATTCCATTGGTGCTGAAATTGCGTGTTCCCGCCCTGTGGCTGAAAACGAAAAATGGATGGAGCATGAACGCTATGTAGGTATTTCCAACCTGATGATCAAACCTGAACTGTATCTTGCAGTCGGTATTTCAGGGCAGATCCAACACATGGTTGGCGCTAATGGTGCTCAAACGATTGTTGCCATCAACAAAGACAAAAATGCCCCTATCTTCCAATTTGCAGACTACGGAATTGTTGGGGATCTCTTTAAAATTCTTCCAGCACTGACTCAGCAACTGGCCAAATAA
- the mltC gene encoding membrane-bound lytic murein transglycosylase MltC produces MKKLFALTLLIPLIVSCSSNQKSDFNPDYVKDTNGFDILMGQFAHNIENIWGIKEVLIAGPKDYVKYTDEYRTRSHINFDAGTITVETISAVEPSEHLKKAIVTTLLMGDDPNSIDLYSDINDIPYSKEPFLFGQVMDNTGEPIRWEWRATKFADYLISNKMQRRQSGMNIVWSITMQLVPNHLDKRAHKYLPYIKKSSAKYGVDESLILAIMQIESSFNPYAVSRSDALGLMQIMPNTAGKDVFRSQGKSGVPSRSYLFDPEQNIDTGTAYLAILQNSYLGDISNPTSRRYAVITAYNGGAGSVLRVFHNDKKQAAQRINNLEPGEVYETLSTKHPAAESRNYLIKVNKAQKKYLR; encoded by the coding sequence ATGAAAAAATTATTTGCACTCACATTGTTGATTCCCCTGATTGTTTCTTGCTCCAGTAATCAGAAATCTGACTTTAATCCCGACTACGTCAAAGATACCAATGGCTTTGATATTTTGATGGGGCAGTTTGCTCATAACATCGAAAATATATGGGGGATCAAAGAAGTCCTCATTGCAGGGCCAAAAGATTATGTGAAATATACCGATGAGTATCGTACCCGTAGCCACATTAACTTTGATGCAGGGACTATCACGGTTGAGACCATCTCCGCTGTTGAGCCGTCAGAACACCTGAAAAAAGCCATTGTCACCACTTTATTGATGGGCGATGATCCGAATTCCATCGACCTCTATTCTGATATTAACGACATTCCCTACAGCAAAGAGCCATTCCTGTTTGGTCAGGTGATGGATAATACGGGCGAACCGATTCGCTGGGAGTGGCGAGCCACTAAATTTGCAGATTATCTGATCAGCAATAAAATGCAGCGCAGACAGTCTGGTATGAATATTGTTTGGTCGATCACCATGCAATTGGTACCAAACCACTTAGATAAACGCGCTCATAAATATCTACCATATATTAAGAAGTCTTCCGCGAAATACGGTGTGGATGAATCATTGATTCTGGCAATTATGCAGATTGAATCGAGCTTCAACCCATACGCGGTTAGCCGTTCTGATGCGCTAGGCTTGATGCAAATTATGCCAAACACGGCCGGTAAAGATGTCTTCCGCTCTCAAGGTAAATCTGGGGTACCAAGCCGCAGTTATCTGTTTGACCCTGAGCAAAACATTGATACGGGGACGGCATACTTAGCTATCTTACAAAATAGTTATTTGGGGGATATCAGTAACCCAACTTCACGTCGCTATGCGGTTATTACGGCTTATAACGGCGGCGCAGGCAGCGTGCTACGCGTATTCCACAATGATAAAAAACAAGCGGCTCAGCGTATTAACAACCTCGAACCGGGGGAAGTTTACGAAACGCTTTCTACCAAGCACCCTGCGGCGGAATCTCGTAACTATCTTATTAAAGTGAATAAGGCGCAGAAAAAATATCTACGCTAA
- the caiB gene encoding L-carnitine CoA-transferase, whose product MAEHLPMPEFGPLSGVRVVFSGIEIAGPFAGQMFAEWGAEVIWIENVAWADTIRVQPNYPQLSRRNLRALSLNIFKDEGREAFLKLMETTDIFIEASKGPAFARRGITDELLWEHNPKLVIAHLSGFGQYGDPQYTNLAAYNTIAQAFSGYLIQNGDKDQPMPAFPYTADYFSGMTATTSALAALYKVQKTGKGESIDIAMYEVMLRMGQYFMMDYFNGGEICPRMTKGKDPYYAGCGLYSCKDGYIVMEIVGITQIQEIFKDIGLAHLLGTPEIPEGTQLIHRVECPYGPLVEEKLDEWLGARDIDVVLARLAELNIASAKVLTIPELETNPQYIARESITSWQTMDGRTCRGPNVMPKFKNNPGQIWRGMPSHGMDTSDILQNIGYNENDIRGLVEKGLAKIVE is encoded by the coding sequence ATGGCAGAGCATTTACCAATGCCCGAGTTTGGCCCGCTATCTGGGGTTAGGGTGGTATTTTCAGGGATTGAAATTGCAGGCCCATTTGCCGGACAAATGTTCGCTGAATGGGGCGCAGAGGTTATTTGGATCGAAAACGTCGCATGGGCTGATACTATTCGCGTTCAACCTAATTACCCGCAACTATCTCGCCGCAATCTACGGGCGCTATCGCTGAACATCTTTAAAGATGAAGGCCGAGAAGCGTTCCTTAAACTGATGGAAACGACGGATATTTTTATCGAAGCCAGTAAAGGTCCAGCTTTTGCGCGCAGAGGGATCACCGATGAATTATTGTGGGAGCATAACCCGAAATTAGTGATAGCCCACTTATCAGGTTTCGGGCAATACGGCGACCCGCAGTACACCAACCTTGCGGCGTATAACACCATTGCGCAAGCATTCAGCGGTTATTTAATTCAAAACGGTGATAAAGACCAGCCAATGCCGGCATTCCCGTATACCGCAGACTATTTTTCTGGCATGACCGCCACCACCTCCGCTTTAGCGGCACTGTATAAAGTCCAAAAAACAGGTAAAGGCGAAAGTATTGATATTGCCATGTACGAAGTGATGTTGCGTATGGGGCAATATTTCATGATGGACTACTTTAACGGTGGCGAAATTTGTCCACGAATGACGAAAGGGAAAGACCCATATTATGCCGGTTGTGGTCTCTATAGCTGTAAAGACGGTTATATCGTCATGGAGATTGTCGGTATTACTCAGATCCAAGAAATCTTCAAAGATATTGGTCTTGCTCACTTATTGGGTACACCGGAAATTCCTGAAGGTACGCAGCTTATTCACCGGGTTGAGTGCCCGTATGGCCCACTTGTTGAAGAAAAATTAGATGAGTGGCTAGGTGCGCGTGACATTGATGTCGTTTTAGCGCGTTTAGCGGAGCTGAATATTGCCAGTGCCAAGGTGCTTACCATTCCAGAATTAGAGACCAATCCACAATATATTGCCCGCGAATCCATCACCAGTTGGCAAACCATGGACGGGCGTACCTGTCGTGGTCCAAACGTGATGCCAAAATTTAAAAACAATCCGGGGCAAATCTGGCGCGGTATGCCATCTCATGGCATGGATACGTCGGATATTCTGCAAAATATTGGTTACAACGAAAATGATATTAGGGGGCTGGTCGAGAAAGGGCTGGCTAAAATTGTTGAGTAA
- the caiT gene encoding L-carnitine/gamma-butyrobetaine antiporter, translating into MSKENKKVGIEPKVFFPPLIIVGLLCWLTVRDLDASNEVINQVFSYVTNVWGWAFEWYMVIMFGGWFWLVFGPYAKKRLGDEKPEFSRAGWIFMMFASCTSAAVLFWGSIEIYYYISSPPFDFAPYSNEAKSIGLAYSLFHWGPLPWATYSFLSVAFAYFFFVRKMDVIRPSSTLAPLVGEKRANGWFGTIIDNFYLVALILAMGTSLGLATPLVTECIQYLFGIPHTLQLDAIIIFCWIILNAVCVAFGLQKGVKVASDVRSYLSFLILGWVLIVSGASFIANYFTDSVGVLLMYMPRMLFYTDAVGKSGFPQGWTVFYWAWWVIYAIQMCIFLARISKGRTVRELCLGMVAGLTAGTTLIWTILGSNTLQLIDKNVINIPKLIEEFGVARAIIETWAALPLSTVTIWGFFILCFIATVTLINACSYTLAMSTCRAVKDGEEPPLLVRIGWSVLVGVIGIVLLALGGLKPIQTAIIAGGCPLFFVNIMVTLSFIKDARVHWKND; encoded by the coding sequence ATGAGCAAAGAAAATAAAAAGGTCGGAATAGAACCGAAAGTTTTTTTCCCGCCGTTAATTATTGTTGGGTTACTGTGCTGGCTAACAGTACGTGACCTTGATGCATCAAACGAAGTGATTAACCAAGTCTTTAGCTATGTCACCAATGTCTGGGGATGGGCATTTGAATGGTATATGGTCATTATGTTTGGTGGTTGGTTTTGGTTAGTTTTCGGACCTTATGCGAAGAAACGTTTAGGGGATGAAAAGCCAGAATTTAGCCGAGCGGGCTGGATTTTTATGATGTTCGCATCTTGCACTTCAGCCGCGGTGTTGTTCTGGGGATCGATTGAAATTTATTACTATATTTCATCACCGCCGTTTGATTTTGCGCCATATTCTAATGAAGCCAAAAGTATCGGGTTAGCTTACAGCTTGTTCCATTGGGGGCCGCTGCCGTGGGCAACTTACAGCTTCCTCTCTGTCGCTTTCGCTTACTTTTTCTTTGTTCGTAAAATGGATGTGATCCGCCCAAGTAGTACGCTGGCTCCGCTGGTGGGTGAGAAGCGTGCCAATGGCTGGTTTGGTACCATTATCGACAACTTCTATTTGGTTGCATTGATCTTAGCGATGGGAACCAGTTTGGGTCTGGCAACACCGCTGGTGACTGAATGTATTCAATATCTGTTCGGTATTCCACATACCTTGCAGCTCGATGCGATCATTATCTTCTGCTGGATCATCCTCAATGCAGTGTGTGTGGCATTTGGTCTGCAAAAAGGGGTGAAAGTCGCGAGTGATGTACGCAGCTATTTAAGTTTCTTAATACTTGGATGGGTGCTTATTGTCAGTGGCGCGAGCTTTATCGCTAACTATTTTACAGATTCTGTCGGCGTATTATTAATGTATATGCCACGCATGCTGTTCTATACCGATGCAGTTGGCAAAAGTGGATTCCCTCAAGGTTGGACCGTGTTCTACTGGGCTTGGTGGGTTATCTACGCGATTCAAATGTGTATTTTCCTCGCACGCATTTCTAAAGGACGTACTGTTCGTGAATTGTGTTTAGGTATGGTTGCAGGCTTAACCGCAGGTACCACCTTAATTTGGACAATTCTCGGCAGTAACACGCTCCAACTCATTGATAAAAACGTCATTAACATTCCTAAGTTGATTGAAGAGTTCGGTGTTGCACGAGCCATCATTGAAACTTGGGCCGCTTTACCTTTGAGCACTGTAACAATTTGGGGCTTCTTCATCCTCTGCTTTATCGCCACAGTCACACTGATTAACGCCTGTTCATACACTCTCGCTATGTCGACTTGTCGCGCAGTGAAAGATGGAGAGGAGCCACCGTTATTAGTGCGTATTGGTTGGTCCGTTCTTGTTGGCGTGATTGGCATTGTCTTACTGGCATTAGGCGGATTGAAACCAATTCAAACGGCGATTATTGCCGGAGGATGCCCACTTTTTTTCGTGAACATCATGGTAACGCTCTCCTTTATTAAAGATGCAAGAGTGCATTGGAAAAACGATTAA
- the caiA gene encoding crotonobetainyl-CoA dehydrogenase — translation MDFRLNDEQELFVAGIRELMASENWESYFAECDRESKYPERFVKALADMEIDNLLIPEEHGGLNAGFITVAAVWMELGRLGAPTYVLYQLPGGFNTVLREGTQEQIDKIMAFRGTGKQMWNSAITEPGAGSDVGSLQTTYARRNGKVYLNGSKCFITSSAYTPYIVVMSRDADSPDKPVFTEWFLDMSKPGIKVNKLEKLGLRMDSCCEITFDNVELDEKDMFGREGNGFNRVKEEFDHERFLVALTNYGTAMCAFEDAARYANQRVQFGEAIGRYQLIQEKFAHMAIKLNSMRNMLYETAWKSDNGLITSGDAAMCKYFCANAAFAVVDSAMQVLGGVGIAGEHRIARFWRDLRVDRISGGSDEMQILTLGRSVLKQYR, via the coding sequence ATGGATTTTAGATTGAATGATGAGCAGGAACTGTTTGTCGCAGGGATCCGTGAACTCATGGCAAGTGAGAACTGGGAAAGCTATTTCGCTGAATGTGACCGCGAAAGCAAATACCCAGAGCGTTTTGTAAAAGCCTTAGCGGATATGGAAATTGATAACCTGCTGATCCCTGAAGAGCACGGTGGCTTAAATGCGGGTTTTATTACGGTTGCTGCTGTGTGGATGGAACTAGGTCGCCTTGGTGCTCCTACTTATGTTCTGTACCAATTACCGGGTGGTTTTAATACGGTTTTGCGTGAAGGAACTCAAGAGCAAATCGACAAAATAATGGCGTTCCGCGGTACAGGTAAGCAGATGTGGAACTCCGCTATTACTGAACCGGGCGCGGGTTCTGACGTTGGTAGCTTACAAACCACATATGCTCGCCGGAATGGAAAAGTGTACTTAAACGGTAGCAAATGCTTTATCACCAGTAGTGCGTACACCCCATACATCGTGGTGATGAGCCGCGATGCGGATTCACCGGATAAACCTGTTTTCACCGAGTGGTTCTTAGACATGAGCAAGCCGGGTATCAAGGTGAACAAACTTGAAAAACTGGGTCTGCGCATGGATAGCTGCTGTGAAATTACGTTCGACAACGTGGAACTTGATGAAAAAGACATGTTTGGTCGTGAAGGCAACGGCTTTAACCGTGTGAAAGAAGAGTTTGACCATGAGCGTTTCTTAGTGGCATTGACCAACTACGGTACAGCAATGTGTGCCTTTGAAGATGCGGCACGTTATGCCAACCAACGTGTTCAATTTGGTGAAGCCATCGGTCGTTATCAATTAATTCAAGAAAAATTTGCACATATGGCGATCAAGCTCAATTCGATGCGCAACATGTTATATGAAACTGCATGGAAGAGTGACAACGGTTTAATCACCTCTGGTGATGCGGCAATGTGTAAATACTTCTGTGCAAACGCAGCATTTGCAGTTGTGGATTCAGCAATGCAAGTCCTTGGTGGTGTAGGTATTGCAGGTGAACACCGTATCGCACGTTTCTGGCGCGACCTGCGTGTGGATCGTATATCGGGCGGTTCAGATGAAATGCAAATACTGACATTAGGTCGTAGCGTACTGAAACAGTACCGCTAA
- the caiE gene encoding carnitine operon protein CaiE codes for MSFYSFEGVTPVVHPTAYVHPSAVVIGDVIIGANVFVGPNASLRGDYGRLIIEKGANIQDGCIVHGYSDVETIVRESGHIGHGSILHGCIIGRDALVGMNSVVMDGAVIGDESIIGAMSFVKEGFQGEPRQMLIGAPARFFRHVSDEELHWKQLNTKEYQDLAGRYLQSLEEAIPLTEIEPNRPRLQGTTDVKPKGQ; via the coding sequence ATGAGTTTTTACAGCTTTGAAGGGGTGACGCCCGTGGTGCATCCAACGGCCTACGTTCACCCTTCCGCCGTAGTGATTGGCGATGTCATTATTGGTGCCAATGTGTTTGTTGGTCCAAATGCCTCACTGCGGGGGGATTACGGGCGTCTAATTATCGAAAAAGGGGCGAATATTCAAGACGGTTGTATCGTGCATGGCTACAGTGATGTTGAGACTATTGTGCGTGAATCTGGGCATATTGGTCATGGCTCAATTTTACATGGCTGTATTATTGGGCGTGATGCACTGGTCGGTATGAATAGTGTGGTGATGGATGGTGCCGTCATCGGTGACGAGAGCATTATTGGTGCGATGAGTTTTGTTAAGGAGGGTTTCCAAGGTGAGCCAAGACAAATGTTGATTGGTGCACCTGCGCGTTTTTTTCGCCATGTGAGTGATGAAGAGCTTCATTGGAAACAGCTAAATACCAAAGAGTATCAAGATTTAGCGGGACGTTACCTTCAAAGTTTAGAAGAAGCCATACCGCTAACTGAGATAGAGCCGAATCGGCCTCGGTTGCAGGGAACCACGGATGTAAAACCGAAAGGCCAATGA
- a CDS encoding oxidative damage protection protein, producing the protein MSRTIFCTFLQRDADGQDFQLYPGELGKRIFNEISKEAWSQWMTKQTMLINEKKLNTMNPDDRKMLEQEMVKFLFEGHDIQIDGYTPEK; encoded by the coding sequence ATGAGTAGAACCATTTTTTGCACTTTCTTACAACGTGATGCTGATGGGCAAGATTTCCAACTTTACCCAGGCGAATTAGGAAAGCGTATTTTTAATGAGATTTCGAAAGAAGCATGGAGTCAATGGATGACAAAACAGACCATGCTGATCAATGAAAAGAAGTTAAACACCATGAACCCAGACGATCGCAAAATGCTGGAACAAGAAATGGTGAAATTCTTATTTGAAGGTCACGATATTCAAATTGATGGCTATACCCCAGAAAAGTAG
- the caiF gene encoding carnitine metabolism transcriptional regulator CaiF produces the protein MCKESVKSPMYLSIANWVMKQGRWITAREISNNFEIPHTNAVNIVSYILSDVAEIQCEVKMIPNKLSGRGCQCQRLIKVTKIDSQLYSRLKNYTSEKITIESPVKNNLVPPTELNREQKWQWMLSKAQRR, from the coding sequence ATGTGTAAAGAATCAGTGAAAAGCCCGATGTATTTATCCATTGCAAACTGGGTAATGAAACAGGGTCGCTGGATCACCGCCAGAGAAATCTCGAATAACTTTGAAATTCCGCATACCAATGCGGTGAATATTGTCTCTTATATTCTTTCGGATGTGGCAGAAATACAGTGTGAAGTCAAAATGATCCCGAATAAACTATCGGGACGAGGCTGCCAATGCCAACGATTGATTAAAGTGACTAAAATTGACAGTCAGCTTTATTCTCGCCTAAAAAATTACACTTCCGAGAAGATAACGATTGAGTCGCCAGTGAAAAACAATCTCGTCCCGCCAACAGAACTTAATCGTGAGCAAAAATGGCAATGGATGCTATCTAAAGCCCAGCGTCGTTAA
- the fixA gene encoding putative electron transfer flavoprotein FixA: MNIITCYKSVPDEQDIVVNSSEGSLDFSRADTKISQYDLNAIEAANQIKAQQPESKIIALSIGGKALTNIKGRKDVLSRGPDELVVIVEDQFEYALPHQSAIALSAAAKKVGFDLILCGDGSADLNAQQVSILMGEELQVPAINGVKKILSIAPDTIVVERELENEIETLSIPLPAVIAVTSDINVPVIPSMKAILGAAKKPVQAWTAADIGLGDVAALSAQSIAAPKQKVRQRIIIEGDGDDQVAQFAEHLRKIIK; encoded by the coding sequence ATGAATATTATTACATGCTACAAATCTGTTCCTGATGAACAAGATATTGTTGTTAATAGCTCAGAGGGTTCTTTAGATTTTTCTCGCGCCGACACTAAAATTAGTCAATATGATTTAAATGCCATTGAAGCTGCGAATCAAATAAAAGCGCAGCAACCTGAAAGTAAAATTATTGCGTTAAGTATTGGTGGCAAAGCGCTGACCAATATAAAAGGTCGTAAAGACGTTTTATCCCGTGGTCCCGATGAATTAGTCGTGATAGTTGAAGACCAATTTGAATATGCCCTGCCGCATCAAAGTGCTATTGCGCTTAGTGCTGCAGCCAAAAAAGTGGGTTTTGATTTGATTCTATGCGGTGATGGCTCAGCCGACCTCAACGCCCAGCAAGTCAGCATTTTAATGGGAGAGGAGCTACAAGTTCCTGCCATTAATGGGGTCAAAAAAATCCTCTCTATTGCGCCAGATACCATTGTTGTTGAACGTGAACTTGAAAACGAAATCGAAACGTTATCCATTCCACTGCCTGCCGTTATTGCGGTGACTTCAGACATTAACGTCCCTGTTATTCCATCGATGAAAGCCATTTTAGGTGCTGCGAAAAAACCAGTTCAAGCATGGACGGCTGCTGATATTGGTCTTGGTGATGTGGCGGCGTTATCGGCTCAATCGATTGCTGCACCAAAACAAAAAGTTCGTCAGCGCATCATTATTGAAGGCGATGGCGATGACCAAGTTGCACAGTTCGCTGAACACTTAAGAAAAATCATTAAATAA
- the caiC gene encoding crotonobetaine/carnitine-CoA ligase, protein MDVIGKQNLRQMWDDFAKTHGNKKALIFESCDGDVREFSYLEMNQQINRTANLFLSYGIQKGDKVALHLDNCPEFFFCWFGLAKIGAIMVPVNARFKYEESAWIIQNCQPRLVVTRPHFADIYQTLVDDKATALEHIFLISDTQLPIQQGMTDFSVELGQQSIVLSQQVELSVDDTAEILFTSGTTSKPKGVIITHYNLRFAGYYSSWQCALRSEDVYLTVMPAFHIDCQCTAAMATFSVGATFVLLEKYSARRFWQQIVKYRATVAELIPMMIRTLLSQPVADNEQAHCLREVMFYLNLSDKEKQQFMERFAVTQFLTSYGMTETIVGLIGDRPGDERRWPSIGRPGFGYQAQIRDKHNQSLKTGEIGELCVKGERGKTVFKAYYNNPEATEKTFDSEGWMHTGDFAYQDEDGFFYFVDRSSNMVKRGGENVSCSEIENIIASHPVIADVAVIGVIDAIRDEAIKAFIVLEEGATLTQEEFFAFCETKMAKFKVPSLVEVRQGLPRNCSGKVLKKHLK, encoded by the coding sequence ATGGATGTAATCGGTAAACAAAATTTGCGTCAAATGTGGGATGATTTTGCGAAAACTCACGGTAATAAAAAGGCGCTTATCTTTGAATCCTGTGATGGCGATGTGCGTGAATTCAGCTATTTAGAAATGAATCAGCAGATTAACCGCACTGCCAACCTCTTTTTAAGTTATGGCATCCAAAAAGGGGATAAAGTTGCGTTACATTTAGATAATTGCCCAGAGTTTTTCTTTTGCTGGTTTGGTCTTGCCAAAATTGGGGCGATCATGGTGCCGGTCAACGCGCGATTTAAGTACGAAGAGAGCGCGTGGATCATCCAAAACTGTCAACCTCGGCTGGTTGTCACTCGCCCCCATTTTGCCGACATTTACCAAACTCTTGTCGATGACAAAGCAACAGCGCTCGAACATATCTTCTTAATTTCAGACACTCAATTACCAATACAGCAAGGTATGACTGACTTTTCCGTTGAGTTGGGACAACAATCGATAGTGTTGTCCCAACAAGTTGAACTCAGCGTGGATGATACCGCCGAAATTCTGTTCACCTCAGGGACGACATCTAAACCAAAAGGGGTCATTATCACCCACTATAATCTGCGCTTTGCAGGTTATTACTCCTCTTGGCAATGCGCATTACGCTCTGAGGATGTCTATTTAACGGTAATGCCCGCTTTTCATATCGATTGTCAATGCACAGCGGCTATGGCGACATTCTCCGTCGGGGCAACCTTTGTTCTTCTTGAAAAATACAGTGCTCGGCGTTTTTGGCAACAGATTGTGAAGTATCGTGCGACGGTAGCGGAGCTGATCCCAATGATGATCCGTACCTTACTGAGTCAACCGGTTGCTGACAATGAGCAAGCGCACTGTTTACGGGAAGTGATGTTCTATCTCAATTTAAGCGATAAAGAAAAACAGCAGTTTATGGAACGCTTTGCAGTGACTCAATTTCTCACTTCGTATGGCATGACTGAAACTATTGTTGGGCTGATCGGTGATAGACCAGGGGACGAACGACGCTGGCCCTCCATTGGACGCCCTGGATTTGGGTATCAAGCTCAAATTCGAGATAAACATAATCAATCGTTAAAAACAGGGGAAATCGGCGAGCTATGTGTAAAAGGCGAGCGGGGTAAAACTGTATTTAAAGCCTATTACAACAATCCTGAAGCCACAGAGAAAACCTTTGATAGTGAAGGGTGGATGCACACTGGCGATTTTGCTTATCAAGATGAAGATGGATTTTTCTACTTTGTTGATCGTAGTAGCAATATGGTCAAACGAGGTGGAGAAAACGTCTCTTGCAGCGAAATTGAGAACATCATTGCATCCCATCCTGTTATTGCGGATGTCGCGGTTATCGGTGTAATAGATGCTATTCGTGATGAGGCTATTAAAGCGTTTATTGTGCTGGAGGAGGGGGCTACGCTAACTCAAGAAGAGTTTTTTGCTTTTTGCGAAACAAAAATGGCGAAGTTCAAAGTGCCCTCATTGGTGGAAGTCCGTCAGGGATTACCGCGTAATTGCTCTGGTAAGGTGCTGAAAAAACATTTGAAATAA
- the caiD gene encoding crotonobetainyl-CoA hydratase, which translates to MSESLKITRHGAVLEIVLDRPKANAIDAKTSFKMGEVFLNFRDDPTLRVAIITGAGERFFSAGWDLKSAAEGEAPDADFGPGGFAGLTEIFNLNKPVIAAVNGYAFGGGFELALAADMIICSENASFALPEAQLGIVPDSGGVLRLPKILPAPIVNEMVMTGRRMDAQEALRWGIANEVVPIENLMDKARELAEKITQSAPLAVAALKEIFRATGELTVEEGYKLMRSGVLENYPAVLHSEDATEGPLAFSEKREPNWKGR; encoded by the coding sequence ATGAGCGAATCATTAAAAATTACCCGTCATGGTGCCGTGCTAGAAATTGTACTCGATAGACCTAAAGCTAACGCCATTGATGCAAAAACCAGTTTTAAAATGGGGGAAGTTTTTCTTAATTTCCGTGATGACCCAACGCTGCGAGTGGCTATTATTACGGGGGCTGGAGAACGTTTCTTCTCTGCAGGATGGGATTTAAAATCTGCGGCGGAAGGGGAAGCCCCTGATGCTGATTTTGGTCCGGGTGGTTTTGCGGGATTAACTGAGATTTTCAACTTAAATAAACCCGTGATTGCGGCAGTAAACGGTTATGCGTTTGGCGGTGGTTTTGAGTTGGCGCTGGCGGCAGATATGATTATCTGCTCTGAGAATGCCAGTTTCGCGTTACCTGAAGCGCAGTTAGGTATTGTGCCCGATAGCGGTGGTGTTTTGCGCTTACCAAAAATTCTGCCTGCGCCTATCGTCAATGAAATGGTGATGACAGGGCGCAGAATGGATGCTCAAGAGGCGCTGCGCTGGGGTATTGCGAATGAAGTGGTACCTATCGAGAATTTAATGGATAAAGCTAGAGAGCTGGCTGAAAAAATCACACAAAGCGCACCGCTAGCGGTTGCTGCCCTGAAAGAAATATTCCGTGCAACTGGAGAATTAACGGTGGAAGAGGGCTATAAATTGATGCGCAGTGGCGTGCTAGAAAACTACCCTGCTGTATTGCACTCTGAAGATGCAACGGAAGGCCCTTTAGCATTCTCAGAGAAGCGTGAGCCAAACTGGAAAGGACGCTAA